One Mycolicibacterium pulveris genomic region harbors:
- a CDS encoding diacylglycerol-binding protein has protein sequence MKLRVRELAFFFLLGAAASLVGDHSHVTTETTEYFTDAVPSVWSSPIWFPILVGAATASLAEIRLHLPNPRTDVTVRQGIAGVAAVIGTYVTTALVHGAPTVPSTTLIVAMAVIIWCVLGDGPSVVCGVLAAVIGPAVEITLAKAGLFAYHDDSDGLFGVGPWLPPLYFAFGVVVAMLGEIAAGGGRPNYRR, from the coding sequence GTGAAGTTACGCGTGCGCGAGTTGGCATTCTTCTTCCTGTTGGGTGCGGCGGCGTCGCTGGTCGGCGACCACAGCCACGTCACCACGGAAACAACCGAATACTTCACCGACGCGGTGCCGTCCGTGTGGAGCAGTCCGATTTGGTTTCCAATTCTGGTCGGTGCGGCCACTGCATCGCTGGCCGAGATCCGCCTGCATCTACCGAATCCGCGCACCGACGTCACGGTCCGACAGGGGATCGCCGGTGTCGCCGCAGTGATCGGTACCTACGTCACGACGGCGCTGGTGCACGGTGCGCCTACGGTACCGAGCACGACGCTGATCGTCGCGATGGCGGTGATCATCTGGTGCGTCTTAGGAGACGGACCGTCGGTGGTTTGCGGTGTGCTCGCTGCCGTTATCGGTCCTGCAGTCGAGATAACACTCGCCAAAGCTGGCTTGTTCGCCTACCACGACGACTCCGATGGATTGTTCGGAGTAGGCCCGTGGCTGCCACCGTTGTATTTCGCATTCGGTGTCGTAGTCGCCATGCTGGGTGAGATCGCCGCCGGCGGCGGTCGCCCCAACTATCGCCGGTAG
- a CDS encoding type VII secretion target, with amino-acid sequence MGEPDVARVDVATLRSVADEYQTVAEILDAAVRTHLSGLTFDGATAGRAYVARGDAVRDVVEQVAYQVRQWSRACSEIAAVLRASADRYADADFRAGSRVG; translated from the coding sequence ATGGGAGAACCTGACGTCGCGCGCGTTGACGTTGCGACGCTGCGCAGCGTCGCCGACGAGTACCAGACGGTGGCCGAAATCCTCGACGCTGCCGTGCGCACGCATCTGAGCGGGCTGACGTTCGATGGAGCGACCGCAGGTCGGGCATATGTCGCGCGTGGCGACGCTGTGCGCGACGTCGTGGAGCAGGTGGCGTATCAGGTGCGGCAGTGGTCGCGCGCGTGCAGTGAGATCGCCGCTGTTTTGCGTGCATCCGCGGACCGCTACGCCGATGCCGATTTCCGCGCCGGCTCGCGGGTAGGTTGA
- the glmM gene encoding phosphoglucosamine mutase, with translation MARLFGTDGVRGVANQALTAELALALSSAAARRLGSVGGHARRVAVVGRDPRASGEMLEAAVIAGLTSEGVDALRVGVVPTPAVAYLTSAYDADFGVMISASHNPMPDNGIKIFGPGGHKLDDATEDRIEELVHQGPGDRPVGASIGRVVDADDALDRYLRHAGKAVTTRLDGLTVVVDCAHGAASVAAPQAYRAAGANVIAINAAPDGLNINDRCGSTHMEALQAAVVSHGADLGIAHDGDADRCLAVDARGRIVDGDAIMVILALAMQEAGELASNTLVTTVMSNLGLHLAMRAAGVTVRTTSVGDRYVLEELRAGEFSLGGEQSGHIVMPTLGTTGDGIVTALRLMSRMAQTRKPLAALADPMQTLPQVLINVAVADKATVADAPSVRTAVAEAEAALGDTGRILLRPSGTEQVVRVMVEAADEDTARQLAVRVAEQVSAVR, from the coding sequence ATGGCTCGACTGTTCGGCACCGACGGCGTGCGTGGGGTCGCCAACCAGGCTCTGACCGCGGAACTGGCACTGGCCCTGAGCTCGGCGGCAGCTCGTCGGCTGGGAAGCGTCGGCGGCCACGCCCGCCGGGTAGCCGTCGTGGGCCGCGACCCGCGGGCCAGCGGCGAGATGCTGGAAGCGGCCGTGATCGCCGGTCTGACCAGCGAGGGAGTCGATGCGCTGCGGGTCGGCGTGGTCCCGACGCCGGCTGTGGCATATCTCACCAGCGCCTACGACGCCGACTTCGGCGTGATGATCAGCGCGTCGCACAACCCGATGCCCGACAACGGCATCAAGATCTTCGGACCCGGCGGCCACAAGCTCGATGACGCCACCGAGGACCGGATCGAAGAACTGGTCCACCAAGGCCCCGGCGACCGGCCCGTCGGCGCGAGCATCGGGCGAGTCGTCGACGCCGATGACGCCCTCGACCGCTACCTGCGTCACGCCGGAAAGGCGGTCACCACCCGCCTCGACGGCCTGACCGTCGTCGTGGACTGCGCCCACGGCGCCGCCTCGGTGGCCGCACCGCAGGCCTACCGGGCCGCCGGCGCCAACGTCATCGCGATCAACGCCGCACCCGACGGCCTCAACATCAACGACCGCTGCGGCTCGACGCACATGGAGGCTCTGCAGGCCGCAGTGGTGTCCCACGGCGCAGACTTGGGGATCGCTCACGACGGCGACGCCGACCGGTGCCTGGCCGTCGACGCGCGCGGCCGCATCGTCGACGGCGACGCGATCATGGTGATCCTGGCGCTCGCGATGCAAGAAGCCGGCGAGCTGGCGTCCAACACGCTGGTCACGACCGTGATGAGTAATCTCGGGCTGCATCTTGCGATGCGCGCGGCGGGCGTTACCGTGCGCACCACCAGCGTCGGCGACCGATACGTGCTCGAGGAACTGCGCGCGGGCGAGTTCTCGCTCGGCGGCGAGCAGTCCGGCCACATCGTCATGCCGACGTTGGGCACCACGGGCGACGGGATCGTCACGGCGCTGCGGTTGATGTCGCGGATGGCGCAGACGCGCAAGCCGCTCGCGGCGCTGGCCGATCCGATGCAGACCCTGCCCCAGGTGCTGATCAACGTCGCGGTGGCGGACAAGGCGACGGTCGCCGACGCGCCGTCGGTGCGCACCGCCGTGGCCGAGGCTGAAGCCGCGCTTGGCGACACAGGTCGAATCCTGCTGCGGCCCTCGGGAACTGAGCAGGTTGTCCGGGTGATGGTGGAAGCGGCCGACGAGGACACTGCACGGCAGTTGGCCGTGCGGGTGGCCGAGCAGGTCAGCGCCGTCCGCTGA